The proteins below come from a single Papaver somniferum cultivar HN1 chromosome 11, ASM357369v1, whole genome shotgun sequence genomic window:
- the LOC113322109 gene encoding uncharacterized protein LOC113322109: protein MVPVAHGHRSPVLLLMGGGMGAGKSTVLKHIFKESFWFGAAEKAVIVEADAFKESDVIYQALNSKGHPEDMLQTSELVHQSSLDAATSVLVTALNRGRDVILDDTLSWEPFVKQTIAMVRNVHRCKYRMGAGYRIAADGTVTESYWERDEELTNEQKPYRIELVAVVSDAYLAVARGIRRAILVGRAVRVTSQLRSHKGFANAFPNYCDLVDNARLFCI, encoded by the exons ATGGTGCCTGTGGCCCATGGTCACAGGAGTCCAGTCCTGCTTCTCATGGGTGGTGGAATGGGAGCTGGCAAGAGCACTGTGctcaagcacatcttcaaaga GTCATTTTGGTTTGGAGCGGCAGAGAAAGCTGTGATAGTAGAAGCTGATGCATTCAAGGAATCAGATGTCATTTACCAAGCTCTCAACTCTAAAGGACACCCTGAAGATATGCTCCAAACTTCCGAGCTG GTGCACCAATCGTCCCTTGACGCAGCAACATCTGTACTTGTAACGGCATTAAACAGAGGTCGTGATGTCATACTGGATGACACACTTTCATGGGAGCCATTTGTCAAGCAAACCATTGCAATGGTCAGGAATGTTCATCGCTGCAAGTATAGAATGGGAGCTGGATACAGAATTGCTGCAGATGGAACAGTGACAGAAAGTTATTGGGAGAGAGATGAAGAATTGACTAATGAGCAAAAACCATACCGAATAGAATTGGTTGCAGTTGTATCCGATGCTTATTTAGCCGTCGCCAGAGGAATAAG GAGAGCTATACTGGTGGGAAGAGCTGTGAGGGTGACTTCACAATTGAGATCACATAAAGGATTTGCAAATGCATTTCCAAATTACTGTGATCTAGTTGATAATGCCAGGCTATTTTGTATCTAG